Proteins encoded together in one Lathyrus oleraceus cultivar Zhongwan6 chromosome 5, CAAS_Psat_ZW6_1.0, whole genome shotgun sequence window:
- the LOC127079258 gene encoding uncharacterized protein LOC127079258 — protein sequence MYQDIKKIFWCPGMKRDVVQFMYARLTCQKSKVEHQKPSGLIQPLEIPEWKWDSISMDFVIGLSNTPTGHDTIWILGKFVNALGTKLKLSSAYHSQTDKQTERTIQSLEDLLRACILEQGVSEWLCLKHYMVGGVGHLCAGMNRKYICDPSHVIRMDDVQVRDNLMVEALPVRIEDRKLKKLRGKEIALVKFVWRGVAGGNMTWELKSRMRKAYPKLFSSVIIVTNMDGRNDGVIVATLQEVAQVMQNNQQGGNDEFRDLGKFQRNNPPTFKGRYDPEGAQAWLRDIEKIFRIMACTGA from the exons ATGTATCAGGATAtcaagaaaatattttggtgTCCAGGAATGAAGCGAGATGTAGTACAGTTTATGTACGCGCGTTTGACTTGCCAGAAGTCAAAAGTAGAACACCAGAAACCTTCGGGTTTAATTCAGCCTTTGGAaattccagagtggaagtgggatagtattTCCATGGACTTCGTGATAGGATTATCGAATACTCCTACAGGGCATGATACTATATGG attttgggaaagtttgtAAATGCTTTGGGTACTAAATTAAAGTTGAGTTCTGCTTACCATTCTCAGACTGATAAGCAGACtgagagaactattcagtcattggaggacTTGTTGAGGGCTTGTATACTCGAGCAAGGAG TATCAGAATGGCTTTGTTTGAAGCATTATATGGTCGGAGGTGTAGGACACCTCTGTGCTGGTATGAATCGG AAGTATATTTGTGATCCATCTCATGTGATTAGgatggatgatgtgcaagtgagGGACAACCTTATGGTAGAAGCATTGCCCGTGAGAATTGAGGATCGGAAATTGAAGAAGCTGAGAGGAAAAGAGATTGCTCTAGTGAAATTTGTTTGGCGAGGAGTAGCTGGAGGAAATATGACTTGGGAGCTGAAGAGCCGGATGCGGAAAGCATACCCCAAATTATTCTCGTCAG ttattattgTTACA AATATGGATGGAAGGAATGATGGTGTTATTGTTGCCACCTTACAAGAAGTGGCTCAAGTTATGCAGAACAACCAACAGGGAGGAAATGATGAGTTCCGCGACTTGGGAAAGTTTCAGAGGAACAACCCACCTACCTTCAAAGGAAGATATGATCCAGAGGGAGCACAGGCATGGCTTAGGGACATTGAGAAGATTTTTAGGATAATGGCATGTACTGGGGCATAG
- the LOC127079257 gene encoding uncharacterized protein LOC127079257, with translation MGCVQRRVSEAIFSKNVRGKKEIEFLELKQGNSIIVEYVAKFEELVIFCPHYNDAIAEVSKCIKFENWLCPKIKQGIRYREIRRFLELVNKCIIYDEDSRVRSSHYKSLSEKRGRRLNCEKLYSVLADKGKQRILDGRRPSAGGALAPIKCYRCGGAGHHANECKSDEKKCFKCGKSGHLIADCKTNVLTCYNCGEPGHISTTFQKSKKSQLEGRLIRGTCYIHDIPMIAIIGTGATHSFISANCVRKMGLVLSTLNDGLVVDTLANSAVTTSLFLAPKDKQEDNFISAKELKELLKYEAKAFAMFTSLSVESQATIEGLPVVCEFLEVFPYDMFELSPKREVEFTIDLVPGTMAISMEPYRMFALELKELKNQFEDYVQSSFILDRI, from the exons ATGGGTTGTGTTCAAAGGAGAGTTTCTGAAGCGATATTTTCCAAAAATGTGCGTGGTAAGAAAGAGATTGAGTTTCTGGAATTGAAACAAGGGAACTCAATTATTGTTGAATATGTTGCTAAGTTCGAGGAACTTGTGATATTTTGTCCACACTACAATGATGCAATTGCAGAGGTTTCAAAATGTATCAAGTTTGAGAATTGGTTGTGTCCTAAGATCAAGCAGGGCATCAGGTATCGAGAGATTCGTCGATTTCTTGAACTGGTAAACAAATGCATAATATATGATGAGGACAGTAGGGTTCGGTCTTCTCATTATAAAAGTTTGAGTGAGAAAAGGGGAAGGCGCCTGAATTGTGAAAAGTTGTATAGTGTTCTAGCTGACAAAGGGAAACAGAGAATTTTAGATGGTAGAAGGCCAAGTGCTGGGGGGGCTCTTGCTCCTATCAAGTGCTACAGGTGTGGTGGTGCAGGACATCATGCTAATGAATGTAAAAGTGATGAAAAGAAATGTTTCAAATGTGGGAAGTCAGGACATTTGATCGCTGATTGCAAAACTAATGTGCTTACTTGTTACAATTGTGGGGAACCTGGTCACATCAGCACCACTTTTCAGAAATCAAAGAAATCCCAGCTCGAGGGGAG GTTGATTAGAGGTACATGTTATATTCACGACATTCCTATGATTGCTATTATTGGTACGGGTGCAACGCACTCGTTTATTTCTGCTAATTGTGTACGAAAAATGGGTCTTGTTTTATCTACTCTGAATGATGGACTAGTTGTTGACACTCTAGCTAACAGCGCAGTGACTACTTCTTTG TTTCTTGCTCCTAAAGATAAACAAGAAGATAATTTTATATCTGCTAAAGAATTGAAGGAATTGTTGAAATATGAAGCTAAAGCATTTGCAATGTTTACCTCTCTATCTGTGGAGAGTCAGGCGACTATTGAAGGGTTACCAGTGGTGTGTGAATTTCTAGAGGTGTTTCCATATGACATGTTTGAATTGTCGCCCAAGAGAGAGGTGGAGTTTACTATTGATCTTGTACCTGGTACTATGGCGATTTCTATGGAACCATACAGAATGTTCGCATTAGAGTTGAAAGAATTGAAGAATCAGTTTGAAGATTATGTACAATCTAGTTTCATTCTAGACCGAATATGA